The nucleotide sequence CGGATCTCCCCAGCCTGCGCTAGGCGCGACAGTGCCATGTCGACCGAGCCGCGTGTGCCGAAGTCGATGAAATGCTTGGGGGTGAATACCCACCCCCGCCCCTTCGCGCGAATGCGCTTCATGATCTTGTCGGCCATGGCGGACATGATTCGTGTGCTCCTTTCGTTAGAAACTAGCACACATATTTCTAACAAACCATACCTCCGCAAAAGGCCTCTCTTTGGCCATGATGATCATAATCACCGCATGACTGCTGATCATCAGCACCAGCGTTCCGGCCGTCCGCTGATGATGATCAGCAGAGTGCCGGAAATTGCCGGTCAGAAGTGAAGGAGCTGCCCCATCAAAGTTGCCGCACTCGGTCCCGCGCGCCTTGCTGGCGCGCTCCTGCGGGTGCGGGGTTTCCTGCATGTGGCGGCAAGGTCAACCGTGATCGTGAGCTTGCCGCGCGCATCGTGGAGCATCTTCAGCAATGTTGGACACCAGAGCAAATTGCTGGCCGCTTAAGGCTCGATGAGGCCAATCCCATCACTGTCTGCCACGAGACGATCTACCAGTTTGTATACGGCACAAAAGGTCGTCAGTTAGGCCTCTGGAGCCACCTGCCGCGCCAGCGGAAGACGCGGCGCCAGCGCTATGCGCGCAAACCGCGAGGCCTGAATATCCCGTTGGCAAACACCATCGCAGAACGTCCCAAAGAGATTGCCGAACGCAAGCAGTTTGGTCACTGGGAGGGCGATCTCATTGCTTTCAGGAAAGAATTTGGAAAATCCAATCTTACCTCGTTGGTCGAACGGCGCAGCCGATATATCGTGCTCACGCGCAACCCCAGTCGCCATTCGATCGGTGTCATGGCGGGGATTGAACACCACCTTGGCCCCCTTCCCCAGACCCTTCGGCAAAGCATTACGTTCGACCGCGGCACCGAGTTTGCGGCATTCGCTACACTCAAGACAAAACTCGGCATGACGAGTTATTTCTGCAAGCCATCAGCGCCCTGGCAGAAGGGAAGCGTGGAGAACAGCAATGGTCGCATCCGCCGCTTTCTGTCGCTCGATACTGACATTGCCGCACTGCCCGATTCTGATCTGGCAGCTATCATCCAGAGGCTGAACAACACGCCGCGCAAGTGCCTCGGATTCCGAACACCAACCGAGGTCATTGGAGAACAAATCGCAGCCCACATAGCGACTTGAATTTTGTTGCCGGGGGTGGGGCGAGCCCCACCCCCGGCAAAACGCTACACTCTCACCGGGAGTTCGCACTTCAAATAGAAATCACATTGGTAGCGTCCATCAGACTATGACTCTTGCCTGAGGCTCGCGCATGGCTCCTTGTTCAGTTGCCATTGCGCATCGCTAATGCAGCGATTATCGTACAAAGTTGAGCTAAGGGGTCTCTCAAATCAACCAAATGCACGATAAAGGCGATTGGTTGGGCAGGCAGTCCAAGCCAATCGCCTCCGGTTCTAGCCGAGGTCTTGCAATCCATGCCGGGATTGCCCTCAGGTTCGCTGGCAACAGGAAGCTGAAAGCCCTCTGTCAGTTCGGCAGCTTCGACGTCGTCTTGATGGCGAAGGTTATGGAACGTGTCGGCAATTGATCACCCGGTTGTCCGCCGCCAACAGAAATTGTGTAGTTTCCGGCCAACACCTGGGTCTGTCCTTCCGGCGAGACCGAGCTCAGGTCACGGGGGCTGAGTTCAAAGCGCAACGACCGTTTTTCGCCCGGTGCCATGCTGATCCGCTGGAACCCACGCAGTGCAACCTTTGGCGTACCGGGCGCGGCGGGGAAATTCAGATAGAGCTGGGCGACCTCGTCGCCGGAACGCCTGCCTACATTGGTGACTTCGGTTTCCACCACTGCACCCATCGCACCGGTTTGATCGCGCAGGCGCACCTTTACCGGAGCATAGGCGAACTTAGTGTAGCTGAGGCCGTGGCCAAATGCATAGACCGGCTTGCCTTCAAAGTAACGGTACGTGCGGTCCTTCATGGCGAAATCTTCAAAGGCGGGCAGCTGGGTAACGTCGCGGTAGAAGGTGACCGGAAGGCGGCCAGCAGGATTGGCGAGGCCTGCCACGGCCCGGCCTACGGCCAGCCCACCCGCCTCGCCGGGATACCAAGCCTGAATGATGGCGCTGGCATTCTCTTTTGCCCATTCAAGGTTGATTGCGCTGCCGCTCATATTGATTACGACGAGCGGCTTGCCGGTGGCCTTGGCGGCTTTGAGCAAGGCGATCTGGTCGGCCGGAAGATCAAGCGAAGTCCTGTCCCCGCCATTGAATCCGGGCAGTTTGATCGAAGATTCTTCGCTTTCCAAGGTGGAATTGATGCCGAC is from Novosphingobium sp. MMS21-SN21R and encodes:
- a CDS encoding IS30 family transposase, translated to MKELPHQSCRTRSRAPCWRAPAGAGFPACGGKVNRDRELAARIVEHLQQCWTPEQIAGRLRLDEANPITVCHETIYQFVYGTKGRQLGLWSHLPRQRKTRRQRYARKPRGLNIPLANTIAERPKEIAERKQFGHWEGDLIAFRKEFGKSNLTSLVERRSRYIVLTRNPSRHSIGVMAGIEHHLGPLPQTLRQSITFDRGTEFAAFATLKTKLGMTSYFCKPSAPWQKGSVENSNGRIRRFLSLDTDIAALPDSDLAAIIQRLNNTPRKCLGFRTPTEVIGEQIAAHIAT